From the Cryptomeria japonica chromosome 2, Sugi_1.0, whole genome shotgun sequence genome, one window contains:
- the LOC131859584 gene encoding uncharacterized protein LOC131859584, with the protein MVDEDNNASEAVRFFKSLLTAEPVAVDNDFVNSIPPLVSYEDNKMLMAPFSLAELKEIVFSMHPEKVLSPDGFMTLFFGKCSDFIGNDVLLALEESRRNRSILRELNTTLIAIILKVENPSSFSNFHLIVLCTTLYKNFTKAILVRLSRLLPQIVSLEQGGFVPGRETSEGAIVAHEILHSISQFQPC; encoded by the coding sequence ATGGTTGATGAGGATAATAATGCTTCTGAAGCCGTTAGGTTCTTCAAATCGTTGCTTACGGCTGAACCGGTTGCTGTAGATAATGATTTTGTGAATTCGATCCCCCCACTAGTGTCTTATgaagataataagatgcttatggctCCCTTTTCGTTGGCTGAGCtgaaagagatagtcttttccatgcatccgGAAAAGGTCCTGAGTCCGGATGGGTTTATGACTCTATTTTTTGGGAAGTGTTCGGACTTTATTGGAAATGATGTTTTGTTAGCCTTGGAGGAGTCTAGAAGAAATAGGTCGATATTGAGAGAGcttaatactactcttattgctatTATTCTGAAAGTGGAAAATCCTAgctctttttctaattttcatctGATTGTCTTGTGTACTACTCTATATAAAAAttttactaaggcaattttggTTAGGCTTTCTAGGCTCCTTCCTCAGATAGTTTCCTTGGAACAAGGTGGATTTGTGCCTGGTCGGGAGACATCTGAAGGTGCGATTGTAGCTCATGAAATTTTGCATTCCATATCACAATTCCAGCCATGTTAA